A window of the Ipomoea triloba cultivar NCNSP0323 chromosome 14, ASM357664v1 genome harbors these coding sequences:
- the LOC116003647 gene encoding actin-histidine N-methyltransferase, which produces MPTKMTLMATSLTHLRPLSCAAVSAALYSSRLDPQPPDLIKWVKREGGFVHPSVKIAISEPYGLGVVASDDIPKGSDLIALPEHLPLQFGPVGADSPMAKLALQVPEELWAMKLGLKLLQERSRKGSFWWPYISNLPEKYSVPIFFPGEDIKNLQYAPLLYQVNKRCRFLLEFEKIVVHELSNVKRDNHPFEGQGVDSSALGWAMSAVSSRAFRLYGGKRLDGTHNDVPMMLPLIDMCNHSFHPNAEIVQEREAGDGKVLVKVIAAEHIKQSDALELNYGCLNNDLFLLDYGFVVPSNPYDCIELRYDAALLDAASMAAGVASPNFSSPAPWQREVLSQLNLDGENPDLKVTLGGPELVEGRLMAALRALLSNDMESVQNHSIDTLKSLSVEPPLGTANEVAALRTVTALCVIALGHFPTKIMEDEALLKQNVSATADLAIRFRIQKKSVIIDVMRDLTRRVKLLLSKESATAQS; this is translated from the exons CGGACCTCATCAAATGGGTGAAGAGAGAAGGTGGGTTCGTGCACCCGTCGGTGAAGATCGCAATCTCAGAGCCCTATGGCCTCGGCGTGGTTGCTTCTGATGATATCCCCAAAGGCTCTGACCTCATTGCCCTCCCGGAGCACCTCCCGCTGCAATTTGGTCCGGTCGGAGCTGATTCTCCCATGGCCAAACTGGCTCTACAAGTCCCTG AGGAGCTATGGGCTATGAAATTGGGTTTGAAGCTCCTGCAAGAAAGATCAAGAAAAGGTTCTTTTTGGTGGCCATACATCAGCAATCTTCCGGAAAAGTATAGCGTTCCTATTTTCTTTCCTGGAGAAGATATAAAGAACCTGCAATATGCCCCGCTTCTTTATCAG GTAAACAAGAGATGCCGGTTTCTTCTGGAATTTGAGAAAATAGTAGTACATGAACTCAGTAACGTAAAACGTGATAACCATCCTTTCGAAGGCCAAGGCGTGGATTCATCAGCACTTGGATGGGCAATGTCAGCTGTTTCATCTCGTGCATTCCGCTTGTATGGCGGCAAACGTCTGGATGGGACCCATAACGATGTTCCAATGATGCTTCCGCTAATTGATATGTGTAATCACAGCTTCCATCCAAATGCTGAAATTGTACAGGAACGTGAAGCAGGTGACGGAAAAGTGCTCGTAAAG GTGATTGCCGCAGAACATATAAAACAAAGCGATGCATTAGAACTTAACTATGGCTGTCTAAATAATGatctttttcttcttgattACGGATTTGTCGTACCCTCCAATCCCTATGACTGCATTGAACTCAGGTACGATGCCGCTCTTCTCGATGCTGCAAGTATGGCTGCTGGAGTCGCATCCCCGAACTTCTCTTCACCCGCTCCTTGGCAGCGAGAGGTTTTGTCCCAGCTAAATCTCGATGGCGAAAATCCTGATCTAAAG GTAACGCTAGGAGGTCCCGAGCTTGTAGAGGGCCGTTTGATGGCTGCATTACGAGCTTTGCTATCGAATGACATGGAGTCGGTTCAAAACCACAGCATCGACACGCTTAAGTCATTGTCGGTTGAACCACCGCTTGGAACAGCAAACGAAGTAGCTGCACTCCGCACTGTCACTGCCTTGTGCGTGATTGCCCTCGGGCACTTCCCGACTAAGATCATGGAGGACGAGGCCTTGTTGAAACAAAACGTGTCTGCTACGGCTGATTTGGCCATTCGGTTCAGAATCCAGAAGAAGTCCGTCATCATAGACGTTATGCGGGATCTTACGAGGAGGGTGAAGTTGCTCCTCTCAAAGGAATCTGCCACTGCCCAAAGCTAG